The nucleotide sequence GAAACTATTATTTCAACAGCAACAATTGATAGGGATAAATTACCAAAGGTTAAATTAAAGGAATCTAAGTAACTCCAACCTCTTAGCACCTTCACAAATAAACTTTAACCTACCATCAACAAATTCCCTTAACCACTCATCTTTATCATCAATCCTCGCTTCTAAAGCCATTTTTTGGCTATGGCATTTGCTACATAAATGCTGATAGTTTACTTCTTCATATTCAAGATTTTCAAACAGTCTTCTTGGGGCAATGTGATCAAGGAAAGCCCCAACGATTGTGATGCCACCACTTTGATATGCCATCAAATTGAAGAAATAGAAAATGGCTTAAAAGGCCAGCGTTATAAAAGTGAAGGGTTCTTTTTTCTTTGATATTTCATTTGTACGGAAAAAATACGTACATTTGTATAAGCGAAATGAGAAATGAAAGTTATGGAAATTGTAAAAAAATCTCGTTTTGAAATGAGAATTTCAGACGATGATAAATCGTTAATTGAAAGAGCTAGTAAAATAAAAGGATATTCTTCTTTGGCTGGTTTTGTTTCTGAAGCAGCAAAAAAGGAAGCTAGTCTAATTATTGAAGAGCATGATAGAATATTGGCATCAGAGTTAGATAAAAAAACTTTCTTTAATGCAATATTGTCAGATTTGGAACCTAATTCTAGATTGAAGGAAGCTATAAAAAGGTATAAAGAAAAACAATAATTAATGGAAAATTCGGAAGTTGTTCTGTTAGAAAAAAAGCATAAGAGAGCAGAATTTGAATGTGGTAAAGATTTATTAGATAATTATATTAGAAAGCAAGTAAACCAAGATTTTAAAAGGGGGCTTGCCGTTTGCTTTGTTATTGTTGATGAGGGAAATGTTGTAAAAGGTTATTATACATTATCAAGTTATAGTATTTTACAAGCGGATATCCCCGAAGAATTTTCTAAAAGACTTCCGAATTCATATACTAACATCCCTGTTACTTTATTGGGCCGACTTGCAGTCGACAAGAGTCACATAGGTAAAGGTCATGGAGAATTTTTGCTTATTGATGCGTTAAATAGAGCATTAAGTATTTCAAAATCATCCGTGGCATCAATGGCAGTTGTTGTTGATCCTATAGATGAAGAAGCCGTAAAGTTTTATGAAAAATATGGATTCATTTTTCTTCCTGATTCTGGCAAAATGTTTTTACCTATGTCAACCATTGAAAAGGCCTTTGTTTGATTTTTTTAAGATAGTTCTGGGTCTGGAAAGAAAGTTTTAAGAATAAGAAACCCTTCTAAAACACCATGCGATTCTTTTAAAAAAATGTAACTTTGTGAACAGTAAATAGTTGTTATACTAACTATTGAAAAAGCAATCAATTAAAATAAAGTACGAATATGCCCCAAAGCATTTTAGTGACAGGAGGAACCAAAGGGATTGGAAGAGAGTTGATTAAGCGGTTTGCCCGAGAAGGATTTGATGTTTTTACCTGTTCAAGACATCAAAATGATCTTGATCAGCTTCGAGAGGAAATAAAAAATGAATTCCCAAATATTAGTCTGTATACCAAGCAAGCAGATCTTTCCATCAAAGAGGAGGTCTTGTCATTGGCTACAGCGGTAAGGGAAAAGTTCATTCCGGATGTTCTTATTAATAATACTGGAGTGTTTTTACCTGGGGCCATTCATGATGAACCTGATGGTAATTTTGAATTGATGATGCAGACCAATTTGTATAGCGCCTATTATCTGGTCAGGGAATTCACTGGAGCTATGATAAAGAGAAAATCAGGGCATATTTTTTCTATGGGGTCTATAGCGGGATTGACTGCCTATGCCAATGGCGGAAGTTATGCCATATCTAAATGGGCCATGCTTGGGATGACCAAGTGCCTGCGACAGGAATTACTTCCCCACGGTATTAAAGTGACCTCTATAATGCCGGGGGCTACACTTACTGCCAGTTGGGAGGGAGTGGATATTCCTGAAGAGAGATTTATGAGAGCCAGTGATGTGGCAGAATCAGTTTGGTCGGCGTATAACCTTTCGCCCCAATCTGTTGTTGAAGAGATAGTGATCAGGCCTCAACTCGGGGATCTGTAAATATAGGAAATGATGGAAGTCAAAGAAACCTTAGCAAATATCAATTATTGTGACAGCCTAACCCAGTATTCTAGAAGGAAGACCATTCCGGTTAAAATCGGTGATGTATGGGTAGGAGGTGATAATCCAATTGTGGTGCAGTCCATGACCACCAAAGATACGATGGATACAGAAGGCTCTATAGAGGAGTGTATCCGGATGATAAAAAGTGGCTGTGAGCTGATTCGTATTACCGCACCAAGCATTAAGGAAGCTGAGAATCTTAAAAATATCAAAGAAGGCTTGGCTAGGCGAGGTTATTATGTACCGTTGGTTGCTGATATTCATTTTACTCCTAATGCCGCGGAGGTAGCCGCAAGGATAGTAGAAAAAGTTCGGATCAATCCAGGTAACTATGCCGACAAAAAGAAATTTGAGGTAATTGAGTATACAGATGAGAGTTATCAAGAGGAACTTGACCGTATTCGTGAGCGGTTTTTGCCATTAGTAAGGATTTGTAAGGAGCACGGTACGGCGATGCGGATAGGTACAAACCATGGGTCACTTTCTGATCGAATCATGAGTAGATATGGGGACACTCCGTTGGGGATGGTAGAATCGGCTTTGGAATTCCTCAGGATTTGTGAAGAGGAAAAATTCTTTGATATTGTGATTTCCATGAAGTCTTCCAATACGCAGGTAATGGTTCAGGCTTATCGCTTATTGGTTCAGAAGCTTGATGAAGGAGGTTTTAAACCTTATCCACTTCATTTAGGTGTCACGGAGGCTGGAGATGGAGAAGATGGTAGGGTTAAATCCGCTGTTGGGATTGGGACTCTATTGGAAGATGGTTTAGGAGATACTGTGAGGGTTTCCTTGACTGAAGATCCCGAATTCGAAGCACCAGTAGCCAGGGCATTGATAGATAGATATGCCAAACGAACAGGGCATGGAGCTATAAGGGACATCGATAAATACCCGATCGATCCATTTGAATACAAAAAGAGAAACAGTTTTGAGGTGTATAATTTTGGAGGTCAGAATGTACCAAGGGTGATTACGGATATTTCCAAGGTGGATGGTATCACCCAAAAGGAAATGAAAAAACTGGGGCATTTTTATTTGCCTGAATTGGACAAATGGAAGATGAATGACCTTGGATGCGACTTTGTGTATTCTGGTAAGCAGCCGATTTCATTTATGTTGCCCAATGGGCTAAAAGAAATTGTAGATTGGTCTGTTTGGAAAGAACTTGGTGATCATGAAAATAAGTTTCCTGCTTTTTCTATTGCCGAATTTATTGAAGCTTCAGCCTACCATCAGGAGCTGAATTTCCTGAGGTTAAAAGATATTGAAGTAGAGAAAGCCATTATAGCCTTGGCAGGAAGAAAGGATGTAGTGGTCATCCTCCATAGTGACAATAAGCACAATATGCCGGCGCTAAGAAGGGCTTATATTGCCCTGATCAATGCTGGAGTGGCTCTGCCAGTGGTGACTGAGGTGGACTATAAAGAACAGGATGCTGACCAAACCATGCTTTACGCAGCCACTGACGTTGGCGGTTTGCTAATAGATGGATTAGGAGATGGAGTGATGCTTGGATTGGGAGAGAAGAAATTGGAAGATCGTAAAGATTTGTTGGATACAATCAAGCTTCATAATTCAGTTAGTTTCGGCGTCCTCCAAGCAGCTAGGACCAGGATGTCCAAGACAGAATATATTTCCTGTCCTTCCTGTGGTAGGACCCTTTTTGATCTACAGGAAACCACAGCCATGATCAGAAAACGTACAGATCATCTAAAAGGAGTTAAAATAGGTATTATGGGCTGTATTGTAAATGGTCCTGGGGAGATGGCAGATGCAGATTACGGTTATGTGGGGTCAGGAAAAGGTAAAATAACCCTTTATAAGGGCAAGGAAGTGGTGAAGCGTTCTGTTCCATCAGAAAATGCTGTTGATGAATTGATCAATATAATTAGAGAAGATGGCCAATGGATAGAACCGGAAGCTGTAGATTGATTGTTGTGAAAGAGGAATGAATACACAGAAAATAAGATTTGGGAAATATGGCCGATAATAAGTTAAAAGCGTTTTTTCAATTAGGAGAGGTTGGAAATTACTTTATCAGGGTTTTTAAGAAGACTGATCCCAGTCAAAAGAGTAATTTAAACCTGCGCATGATGCATGGAATTAACAGAATTTCCATACTGATATTTTTGGCAGCATTGATCTTCTGGATTGTCAAAAGGTTTATGTAAGTTCCTTTTCTGCTGCTTATGGACATAGTTTTTTTTAGAGATTATTGCTTGGCAAAACCAGGAGTAACAGAAGATACTCCTTTTGGCCCAGATGCACTTTGTTTTAAAGTGGGAGGGAAGATTTTTGCCATTACAGATATATCACTTTTTGAAAGTGTAAACCTAAAATGTGATCCAGAGAGGGCAGTGGAGTTGCGAGAGCAGTACTATGGGATTATTCCTGGTTTTCATATGAATAAGAAACATTGGAATACCGTGTCTAGTAAGGGGGATGTGCCAGATTCTTTGATTTTAGAATTGGTTGACCATTCGTATAATTTGATATTTAAGGGGCTTCCTAAAAAGCTCCAAAACGAAATTTCCTCATGAGTTTTCTTAAGGTCAGTCAAATTAGCAAACATTATGATGAGGAGAATATTGCTCTTCAAGAGTTTAGTTTGCAAGTTCATAAAGGCGGGGTTGTTTCTATGGTTGGTGAAAGTGGCTCCGGGAAAAGCTCTTTATTGAGGATTATTGCTGGTTTGGAAGTTCAAAATTCCGGAGTGGTTCATTTGGGTGGCCAGAAGATATTGAATCCCAAAGAAAAGTTGGTCCCCGGTTATGATGAGATTCAGTTGATTCATCAGGAGTATAAATTGTATCCAAATTCCTCTGTGGAGGAGAATATAGCGAGGCCTTTATTATTATACAATAAGGACTATCAAAGGGAAAGGGTGGAGCAATTACTTGATTTACTTTCCCTGCAAGCGCATAGGGACAAGAAGCCAAGGCAGCTTTCAGGTGGGCAGCAGCAAAAAGTAGCGATCGGTAGGGCGCTTAGTATTGAACCGGAAGTACTTCTTTTGGATGAGCCATTCAGTAGCCTTGATGCTATTCAGAAGCGTGAACTGATAGAAGAGTTGAAGCTGATTTTTGAAGAGTTAGATGTGACGGTCATCTTTGTGACCCATGATGTGGATGATGCTTTACTGATGAGCGAGGAGTTGATGATTATTCAGAAGGGAAAGCTCAGCCAGCAGGGGAATGTTAGGGATATTTTTAGAAAACCTGTGAATGAGTACGTGGCCAAGCTTTTTGGTAACCTTAATGAAATTCCAGGAGAGGAAAAAACTTATATACGCCCATCAGATTTAATTGTTAATGATAAGAATGGTGTGAAGGCAAAAGTGGAAAAGCAGCAATACCTGATTCATTATAATTTGTTGACAGTGGGGCTAAAAGAAGGAAATCTGAAATGGAAAGTGGAGGATACTGCGAGGAAATTCCAAGTAGGAGATGAGATCCAATTAGACTATGATCCATTGAAGCTGATCCGCTTTGATAAATGATGAGTGCAAAAAAAAAGCTGGTCAAGATTTTTATCTTGACCAGCTTTTTTTCTGTCGTCTGATATAAAGTCTAATTCAATGTTGGTGACCGTGTTCTCCATGTACATGTCCATGTGCCAGTTCTTCAGGAGAAGCATCTCTTACTTCCAATACTTCGCCATCAAAATGTAGTTTGAAGTCCACTAATGGATGGTTAAAATCCAATAATAAATCCTCTCCAAGGTCTTTAAGTACCTTTGCCTGCATAGGATAGCCTTCTTCATCTACAAGTGGCAGAAAGTTGCCTTCTTGGAGCATTTCCGGCTTAAAGCCTCTTTCTTCTGTTAATTGGGCTTTGGCAATATCAACGATTAATTCGTCATCAGCTTCACCATAAGCTTCATTTACTTCAAGAACAAAATTAAAGTGATCCCCCTCATTTTTGTCTACAAGGTATGATTCAAATTTTTCCGGTAAACCACTATTTCCAAATATGAAATAGAAAGGGTCTTCTTGGTCCCTCACCTCTACGCTGAAAGGAGCTGACTCCTCATCTGCTTTGCTTACTTTTAATTCGTACGTTAGCCCTACTACTTTATTGTTGGATATTTCCATGTGTTATGTTTTGCTTTTAAAACAAAGATATAAATTTGGGCGATTCTTCCTCATAAAAAGCAAAATATGTGGTTTTTTGTTGTTTTTGAAGGGTATAAACGTCTCTTTAGCAGTGGCTTGTTGTTGGCGCCGAGGAGTGAAAAAAATAAAGGTCAGCCTTCAAAAGAAGAGTGACCTTTATTGTATGATTATTAATGTACTTAGACCACGATATTGACGATTTTTCCAGGTACCACGATGACTTTTTTCGGTGTTTTTCCGTCTAGCCATTTAGTAACATTAGTATCCGATAGTGCCGCTTTTTCAATTTCTTCTTTGCTTAAGCTCAAGGAAAGAGGAAGCTTTGCTCTCATCTTACCGTTGATAGAAACCGGGTACTCAT is from Echinicola marina and encodes:
- a CDS encoding HNH endonuclease; translated protein: MAYQSGGITIVGAFLDHIAPRRLFENLEYEEVNYQHLCSKCHSQKMALEARIDDKDEWLREFVDGRLKFICEGAKRLELLRFL
- a CDS encoding type II toxin-antitoxin system TacA family antitoxin translates to MKVMEIVKKSRFEMRISDDDKSLIERASKIKGYSSLAGFVSEAAKKEASLIIEEHDRILASELDKKTFFNAILSDLEPNSRLKEAIKRYKEKQ
- a CDS encoding GNAT family N-acetyltransferase — encoded protein: MENSEVVLLEKKHKRAEFECGKDLLDNYIRKQVNQDFKRGLAVCFVIVDEGNVVKGYYTLSSYSILQADIPEEFSKRLPNSYTNIPVTLLGRLAVDKSHIGKGHGEFLLIDALNRALSISKSSVASMAVVVDPIDEEAVKFYEKYGFIFLPDSGKMFLPMSTIEKAFV
- a CDS encoding SDR family oxidoreductase; amino-acid sequence: MPQSILVTGGTKGIGRELIKRFAREGFDVFTCSRHQNDLDQLREEIKNEFPNISLYTKQADLSIKEEVLSLATAVREKFIPDVLINNTGVFLPGAIHDEPDGNFELMMQTNLYSAYYLVREFTGAMIKRKSGHIFSMGSIAGLTAYANGGSYAISKWAMLGMTKCLRQELLPHGIKVTSIMPGATLTASWEGVDIPEERFMRASDVAESVWSAYNLSPQSVVEEIVIRPQLGDL
- the ispG gene encoding (E)-4-hydroxy-3-methylbut-2-enyl-diphosphate synthase, with the protein product MEVKETLANINYCDSLTQYSRRKTIPVKIGDVWVGGDNPIVVQSMTTKDTMDTEGSIEECIRMIKSGCELIRITAPSIKEAENLKNIKEGLARRGYYVPLVADIHFTPNAAEVAARIVEKVRINPGNYADKKKFEVIEYTDESYQEELDRIRERFLPLVRICKEHGTAMRIGTNHGSLSDRIMSRYGDTPLGMVESALEFLRICEEEKFFDIVISMKSSNTQVMVQAYRLLVQKLDEGGFKPYPLHLGVTEAGDGEDGRVKSAVGIGTLLEDGLGDTVRVSLTEDPEFEAPVARALIDRYAKRTGHGAIRDIDKYPIDPFEYKKRNSFEVYNFGGQNVPRVITDISKVDGITQKEMKKLGHFYLPELDKWKMNDLGCDFVYSGKQPISFMLPNGLKEIVDWSVWKELGDHENKFPAFSIAEFIEASAYHQELNFLRLKDIEVEKAIIALAGRKDVVVILHSDNKHNMPALRRAYIALINAGVALPVVTEVDYKEQDADQTMLYAATDVGGLLIDGLGDGVMLGLGEKKLEDRKDLLDTIKLHNSVSFGVLQAARTRMSKTEYISCPSCGRTLFDLQETTAMIRKRTDHLKGVKIGIMGCIVNGPGEMADADYGYVGSGKGKITLYKGKEVVKRSVPSENAVDELINIIREDGQWIEPEAVD
- a CDS encoding DUF6728 family protein, with product MADNKLKAFFQLGEVGNYFIRVFKKTDPSQKSNLNLRMMHGINRISILIFLAALIFWIVKRFM
- a CDS encoding MmcQ/YjbR family DNA-binding protein, with the translated sequence MDIVFFRDYCLAKPGVTEDTPFGPDALCFKVGGKIFAITDISLFESVNLKCDPERAVELREQYYGIIPGFHMNKKHWNTVSSKGDVPDSLILELVDHSYNLIFKGLPKKLQNEISS
- a CDS encoding ABC transporter ATP-binding protein, translating into MSFLKVSQISKHYDEENIALQEFSLQVHKGGVVSMVGESGSGKSSLLRIIAGLEVQNSGVVHLGGQKILNPKEKLVPGYDEIQLIHQEYKLYPNSSVEENIARPLLLYNKDYQRERVEQLLDLLSLQAHRDKKPRQLSGGQQQKVAIGRALSIEPEVLLLDEPFSSLDAIQKRELIEELKLIFEELDVTVIFVTHDVDDALLMSEELMIIQKGKLSQQGNVRDIFRKPVNEYVAKLFGNLNEIPGEEKTYIRPSDLIVNDKNGVKAKVEKQQYLIHYNLLTVGLKEGNLKWKVEDTARKFQVGDEIQLDYDPLKLIRFDK
- a CDS encoding FKBP-type peptidyl-prolyl cis-trans isomerase, translating into MEISNNKVVGLTYELKVSKADEESAPFSVEVRDQEDPFYFIFGNSGLPEKFESYLVDKNEGDHFNFVLEVNEAYGEADDELIVDIAKAQLTEERGFKPEMLQEGNFLPLVDEEGYPMQAKVLKDLGEDLLLDFNHPLVDFKLHFDGEVLEVRDASPEELAHGHVHGEHGHQH